The Lycium barbarum isolate Lr01 chromosome 10, ASM1917538v2, whole genome shotgun sequence genome includes a region encoding these proteins:
- the LOC132614653 gene encoding uncharacterized protein LOC132614653 isoform X1 yields the protein MSFKDLDEAKRVVSYYAISNKKGLKVDHSDSHRVRYKCDSGCPFVCLISEDNKNQGFKIKTLHLEHNCQPTFKNRRATQQALAHYFKNKVQNNPKYNVKDMRRDLDDQFSLNISASKMKRVKRIILEKLEGSYLDDFNRLEAYAQELRDSNPGTDVVRNISKEALEQGKRRFLRMYVCFHALKSGWRGGLRPFIGLDGTFLKGKYRGILLVALGQDSQKHFYPLAWAVVDRETSKTWKWFIQLWCGQTTTKKDALSFKKVHKQSKMCLCQHPKPVKILKSVSCL from the exons ATGAGTTTTAAGGATCTTGATGAAGCTAAAAGAGTTGTGAGCTATTACGCAATTTCTAATAAGAAAGGACTTAAAGTTGATCATAGTGACAGTCATAGAGTTAGATATAAGTGTGATAGTGGCTGTCCTTTTGTGTGTTTGATTTCTGAAGATAACAAAAATCAGGGATTTAAGATTAAGACCTTGCATTTAGAACATAATTGTCAGCCAACATTTAAGAATAGAAGAGCTACTCAACAAGCTTTAGCACATTACTTCAAGAACAAAGTGCAGAATAATCCTAAGTACAATGTGAAAGATATGAGGCGGGATTTGGATGATCAATTTTCACTTAATATTAGTGCTTCAAAGATGAAAAGGGTTAAGAGGATTATTTTAGAGAAATTGGAGGGTAGCTACCTTGATGATTTCAATAGGTTGGAGGCTTATGCTCAAGAATTGAGGGATAGCAATCCTGGTACTGATGTGGTGAGAAATATATCTAAAGAGGCTCTTGAACAAGGTAAAAGAAGATTTCTGAGAATGTATGTGTGCTTCCACGCTTTGAAAAGTGGTTGGAGAGGAGGTTTGAGGCCATTTATAGGGCTGGATGGCACATTTTTGAAAGGGAAGTATAGGGGAATTTTATTGGTTGCCCTTGGTCAAGATTCACAAAAGCACTTTTATCCACTAGCTTGGGCAGTAGTGGATAGAGAAACATCCAAAACTTGGAAATGGTTCATTCAGTTGTGGTGTGGGCAGACCACAACAAAAAAAGATGCCctcag CTTCAAAAAGGTGCACAAACAGTCCAAGATGTGTCTTTGTCAGCACCCCAAGCCAGTCAAGATTCTGAAATCAGTTTCATGCCTTTAA
- the LOC132614653 gene encoding uncharacterized protein LOC132614653 isoform X2, which yields MVHSVVVWADHNKKRCPQLQKGAQTVQDVSLSAPQASQDSEISFMPLRALVDEDDDAEIDDEDEQPILRPKVISEAKTRFQRKKMHQPPTGSRKIGFRGDENGVSRPINLPYSPRKLGWRGEPYVTSKSVGSSKGEENWEVEGKEGQVLRHK from the exons ATGGTTCATTCAGTTGTGGTGTGGGCAGACCACAACAAAAAAAGATGCCctcag CTTCAAAAAGGTGCACAAACAGTCCAAGATGTGTCTTTGTCAGCACCCCAAGCCAGTCAAGATTCTGAAATCAGTTTCATGCCTTTAAGAGCACttgttgatgaagatgatgatgctGAAATTGATGATGAAGATGAGCAGCCTATTCTTAGGCCTAAGGTGATATCTGAAGCTAAAACTAGGTTTCAACGAAAAAAGATGCATCAACCACCAACTGGTTCAAGGAAAATTGGCTTTAGGGGAGATGAGAATGGTGTGAGTAGGCCTATTAATCTGCCATACTCACCAAGAAAGTTGGGTTGGAGAGGTGAACCATATGTGACGTCCAAATCAGTTggaagtagcaaaggagaagaaAATTGGGAAGTTGAAGGCAAAGAGGGGCAAGTATTAAGGCATAAGTGA
- the LOC132614249 gene encoding uncharacterized protein LOC132614249, which yields MEMMDSREEGQIMSAANYYSNDFEWDLLRQDIEKDPSFAHHLLPFPNQNQETHLSSLCTQQEDSEAWNNFHTRHSTGKFFKERRYLLKEFPELASCKECSTVLEVGCGNGSTALPILRGNKSISLYACDCSKEALERAKENIDAANINLAKERFATFQCDFSASGFPNWLVCTSCRESFFQKQNMCSADARSCSKQDFPDLPISAKNNSCIGGVDFVTLIFTLSAVPLHRMSRAITECFSVLKPGGLLLVRDYGLYDMTMLRFEPEQRVGYREYMRSDGTRSYFFCLDNVRDLFCGTGFSELELEYCCVQSVNRRNGKNMRRVWIHGKFQKPHVHLG from the exons ATGGAGATGATGGATTCAAGAGAGGAAGGACAAATAATGTCAGCAGCAAATTACTATTCCAACGACTTTGAATGGGACCTACTTCGCCAGGATATCGAAAAAGATCCTTCCTTTGCTCACCATTTGCTTCCTTTTCctaatcaaaatcaagaaacccATTTGTCTTCTTTATGTACCCAACAAGAAGATTCTGAAGCATGGAATAACTTCCACACTCGCCATTCCACTGGCAAATTCTTCAAG GAGCGGCGGTACTTGCTTAAGGAATTCCCAGAGCTAGCCTCTTGCAAGGAATGCTCGACAGTTTTGGAGGTGGGATGTGGAAATGGTAGTACAGCTCTGCCAATATTACG TGGAAACAAGAGCATCTCTCTCTATGCCTGTGACTGCAGCAAAGAGGCTCTTGAGAGGGCTAAAGAGAATATTGACGCTGCTAATATAAACTTGGCTAAAGAACGTTTTGCCACATTCCAATGTGATTTCTCTGCAAGTGGATTTCCAAACTGGTTAGTCTGCACTTCTTGCCGTGAAAGTTTCTTCCAGAAGCAAAATATGTGCTCCGCAG ATGCAAGAAGCTGCAGTAAGCAAGATTTCCCCGATCTACCGATATCTGCCAAGAACAATAGCTGCATTGGAGGAGTAGATTTTGTTACCTTA ATATTTACACTATCAGCTGTGCCACTTCACAGGATGTCGAGAGCAATCACAGAATGCTTCTCCGTCCTAAAGCCCGGAGGGTTGTTGTTAGTCAGAGATTATG GTCTTTATGATATGACCATGCTTCGGTTCGAGCCAGAGCAAAGAGTAGGATACAGGGAGTACATGCGTTCTGATGGAACAAGGTCTTACTTCTTTTGCTTGGATAATGTAAGAGATCTCTTCTGTGGAACAGGATTCAGTGAG CTTGAGCTTGAATATTGTTGTGTCCAGTCAGTGAATCGACGGAATGGGAAGAACATGCGAAGAGTATGGATTCATGGGAAGTTCCAGAAGCCACATGTCCACTTAGGTTAA